One part of the Neodiprion virginianus isolate iyNeoVirg1 chromosome 3, iyNeoVirg1.1, whole genome shotgun sequence genome encodes these proteins:
- the LOC124301168 gene encoding uncharacterized protein LOC124301168 isoform X4: MNNPYRARPARARVDHAAVSGYGSQSQNTWSSMQPERRSGILPANVYQQQPNSLIQPQQQQQQQQQQQPQQQSHDPWDWGTDNGNNGNSDSWNSNTDQKSESLHQLSQHHQFPSGRTNNSQSIQNPQQGMYYPNFNRNSRPNVLNQQPTSGGNIPRTSLSRESTPSNKDGYNQYTPYEYNQPPQQQQQQQYHLPPRPNSKSSPADHSQWSISSQQTPNLPSLGNNSGAQLDNIKKIQTPPLPPQTNTYNWNNSDQQLDPSLRNWQNHNAGSVSGSWQEPSLVANKQQPIENINQSQQGQQTSQTFDPPKEYTSPGQSEYYTNWNSQQHQQSNLTNQWPSNYSRNTSNEATQPILHQNMGTTVMNQWQQPMFQPPVPAEEPVGTQSTPSILNQADQNVPSNQWQPRQPQYENVMPKDWTPAQRPVELVASEKDSISAPHQQHDSLESAKNNKSINDWQHAQSPPSHFASSTGSAVSHTSNTAEQILSGNNHNNERKRSVGILSPSSSFVNDLPIPTKPNAIEKKISDESNWPDGDVNVASNAMAQNNTEADWSTTAEWDTIPTAELSSSFSHLRLSNKSNRQLENQTLSSDMHSSSHSTDGWSSQPISGSENPSDNSPRESVASAQPEPYRDSSERAHALEPEQSLDNPLTTSQFEPQEHVLPQTHQPENSRAAETVPQNAGYDQWYAQRNPVAQSENSWYRNDHQGKSQKWMHEQNIENYENIQQSTEFGNLEVVTPVLQKRNIYGSHDSMNRETLDNEPKASVNQIKESSTPRDFQEDINNVEVPSLLQTQQSLQVEQAPDNYEFASNDRNTFLETGELTDSHQQHEPTPPSQDDENDEVPNDIPFLREVPGQSSNSDPRRNDPTGQEQNIQVGPRSLDPRRNDPSGQEHTVQSIRNISDRTERRDVPPGQERNGPLPSRTDTELPERRNDPSGRERSLPPQPPRNDSVTDNRRNLSETRRNDPSGEECLQSQPVVSEPADLREVPGRGNENEEPVQQADSGLRQIPGGASPSEEIQVANDRDDARVVTGSQEVAALIPASTKHDQSNDSLSKREEAVGASLGESQGGAGQITRIDSYEEGDDEGSGNSRDESRERRRERSPERRGYEYDRKSRYYDRDRDRDFDEEYYYESRRGGDFDRTYNSREDLDRREGPYRDDERRHTSRDDLDRRGRDKDDPDNQKIRSRPKDDLEDRRRRDDDRRKVREELDARGRDTRDYDPRYFRDREYTDRDRRREPDRRGRRYEDYEPRDHYRRDYYEDLYARNSRPSSRSSYNDRDRDYYPRSRDPHFGHNVYGGAYADYGANYGSSYYAYLENMRRTNPAAYMEWYQKYYASQHQQAHAVRGNTSYPEDRASVHSGRSSCDESLCDRTTGDKRTIGDISLLEDTTIGSARLTPTKFSTSHVQASFSTGSLVHVHASYPADGELARVDVLRVSSLLAHDPVVRELVAYPGPLIKQVGVTHKKTIIEYCEAKIKKAECSEDVDDPASYILLYKLMVMLIRQNGNVVGVDIAELLLSNQKSYPYTGKQREVRLRRESVISQKSVGTSGDELNRDTVTPLDTDDTGNLNKPLSTDQVTDHFRELLLYGCGQEALEYAMDKGLWGHALFLASKLDKRTHASVMTRFANGLMANDPLQTLYQLQSGRVPASVTCIAEPKWGDWRPHLAMIISNTSPNPEINRKSITTLGDTLFARNHVHAAHFCYVLAQVDFGPYGMPNSKLVLLGSNPHKPYNVFVTNEAIMLTEIYEYARNLSEPGFTLIDLQTFKYGLAVKLVDYGLTEKALLYIEQIAVNITREPSKYPISFVEKLHNLGDRIKYSDPVCKDSIEDVANLGWLNSLVEILNKYKTGEIIKDGTYDAQNDSTNQQREQYESQQTQQQWVVAQSEYSDGPTSLMEPTTSDVKSDWQPMSLPNAVQDPYIPSGQTSQYIENSVDSAQHQQPQSQVDYWRQQNYTQPEYSAPDYSTEWQQHSEQLQYQNEQPDNTDNVQQEWNYESEKEEKPPTPDPQPVISMGPSTNKQYDPLAELDALDTPGQTPKPDGEKKKAPGKQTEKKNSSSGGSWFGGFFSKLAPKPKNQMILPDDNNPAIVWDAVSKKWTNKDADGEDSSGALAPPPKASEMGFRPPQTESVLPPMTMQLSGDNKVGQLNDSSNSNVHKPPSGNNMFKMPRGRSARTNYIDIMNPGGSKTGGVAPSVTPPIAAAPVPLAASSPQFFIPAPVNDPGAPVDFLTSASVANGDITQQGLSRWSSASSLSREVQSYTMRDPRLLQQEKGPMMFNPTDVKDSTLKKASRNRYPPR; this comes from the exons ATGAAC aATCCATATCGTGCGAGACCAGCTAGAGCTAGGGTGGATCATGCCGCGGTGTCAGGGTATGGATCTCAGAGTCAAAACACTTGGAGTTCTATGCAGCCTGAGAGACGATCAGGAATTTTGCCAGCGAATGTTTATCAGCAACAGCCCAATTCTCTGATTCAAcctcagcagcagcagcagcagcagcaacagcagcagccaCAACAGCAATCTCATGATCCCTGGGATTGGGGTACCGATAACGGTAATAATGGCAATAGTGATTCGTGGAATTCAAACACTGATCAAAAGTCAGAGTCTCTTCATCAGCTTTCTCAGCATCATCAATTTCCTTCTGGCCGCACCAATAATAGTCAAAGTATACAGAATCCACAGCAGGGAATGTATTATCCGAATTTTAACAGAAATAGTAGACCCAATGTACTTAATCAACAGCCTACTTCTGGTGGGAATATTCCACGGACGAGTCTAAGTAGAGAATCTACACCAAGTAATAAAGATGGTTATAATCAATACACGCCTTACGAATATAATCAGCCAccacaacagcaacagcaacaacaataTCATTTACCACCTAGGCCTAATTCTAAGTCAAGTCCTGCTGATCATTCGCAATGGTCTATCAGCAGTCAACAGACACCAAATTTACCGTCTCTTGGTAATAATTCAGGTGCTCAGCTGGATAACATCAAAAAAATACAGACTCCTCCACTTCCTCCTCAAACAAATACCTACAATTGGAACAATAGCGACCAACAGTTGGATCCTTCGCTTCGTAACTGGCAAAATCATAATGCCGGGTCAGTCAGTGGGTCCTGGCAAGAACCATCGTTGGTAGCAAACAAGCAACAGCCCATAGAAAATATTAATCAGTCTCAACAGGGGCAACAGACTTCTCAAACGTTTGATCCACCTAAGGAATATACTTCGCCAGGACAATCCGAATACTACACTAACTGGAACAGTCAACAACATCAACAGAGTAATTTGACTAATCAATGGCCCTCAAATTATTCACGCAATACTTCAAATGAAGCAACACAGCCTATTCTGCATCAGAATATGGGAACTACGGTTATGAATCAGTGGCAACAGCCAATGTTTCAGCCACCTGTTCCTGCTGAAGAACCAGTAGGCACACAATCCACTCCATCAATACTCAATCAAGCTGATCAAAATGTTCCTTCAAATCAATGGCAACCACGGCAACCTCAATATGAAAATGTAATGCCAAAAGATTGGACCCCTGCACAAAGGCCTGTGGAATTGGTAGCTTCGGAAAAGGATTCAATTTCTGCACCTCATCAACAACATGACTCTCTTGAATcagcaaaaaataataaaagtataaaCGATTGGCAACATGCTCAGTCTCCTCCGTCACATTTTGCATCATCAACAGGCTCTGCAGTTTCTCATACATCTAACACTGCGGAGCAAATTCTAAGTGGTAACAATCACAATAATGAAAGGAAGAGATCTGTGGGTATATTATCACCGAGTTCCTCGTTTGTAAATGACTTGCCGATACCAACAAAACCTAatgcaattgaaaaaaaaatttcggatgAATCAAATTGGCCTGACGGTGATGTTAATGTAGCGTCAAATGCTATGGCTCAAAATAACACCGAGGCAGATTGGTCGACGACTGCGGAATGGGATACTATTCCCACTGCCGAGTTGTCTAGTAGTTTTAGTCATTTAAGGCTTTCTAACAAATCTAATAGGCAATTGGAAAATCAGACCCTTTCATCTGATATGCATTCCTCAAGTCACTCTACAGATGGCTGGAGTTCTCAACCTATTTCAGGGTCAGAAAATCCATCAGATAATTCACCACGTGAAAGTGTAGCCAGTGCACAGCCAGAACCCTACCGTGATTCAAGTGAAAGAGCTCATGCTTTAGAGCCTGAACAAAGTTTGGATAATCCACTTACCACATCTCAGTTTGAGCCTCAAGAACATGTATTACCTCAAACACATCAGCCTGAGAACAGTAGGGCTGCCGAAACTGTTCCACAAAATGCTGGGTATGATCAATGGTATGCGCAGCGCAATCCTGTGGCTCAATCAGAAAATAGTTGGTATCGCAATGATCATCAGGGTAAATCACAAAAGTGGATGCATGAGcagaacattgaaaattatgaaaacatACAGCAGTCTACTGAGTTTGGCAACTTGGAAGTTGTTACCCCTGTCCTGCAGAAACGGAATATTTATGGATCGCATGATTCCATGAATAGGGAAACATTGGACAATGAACCAAAGGCGAGTGTCAATCAAATAAAAGAATCTAGTACTCCAAGAGACTTTCAAGAAGATATTAACAACGTAGAAGTACCTTCACTACTACAGACGCAACAATCTCTTCAGGTCGAACAG GCCCCTGATAATTACGAGTTCGCATCGAACGATAGAAACACGTTTTTGGAAACTGGTGAACTAACAGATTCTCATCAACAACACGAACCCACTCCACCTAGCCAAGATGACGAAAATGACGAAGTTCCTAATGATATTCCATTCTTAAGGGAAGTTCCTGGTCAGTCTAGTAATTCTGATCCTCGTCGAAACGATCCTACTGGGCAGGAGCAAAATATTCAAGTCGGTCCACGAAGCTTGGATCCTCGTAGAAATGATCCGTCAGGTCAAGAACACACTGTTCAATCAATAAGAAATATCAGTGATAGAACAGAGCGTAGAGATGTTCCACCTGGTCAAGAACGCAATGGTCCATTACCATCACGGACCGATACAGAGCTACCTGAACGTAGAAATGATCCTTCTGGCAGAGAAAGATCATTACCCCCTCAACCACCTAGAAACGATAGTGTAACAGACAATCGAAGAAATTTATCGGAAACTAGGCGAAATGATCCTTCTGGGGAAGAATGTTTGCAATCGCAGCCAGTTGTGTCAGAGCCAGCTGATCTGAGGGAAGTACCTGGCAGAggaaacgaaaatgaagaacCTGTTCAGCAGGCAGACAGCGGCTTGCGCCAAATTCCTGGTGGCGCATCGCCcagtgaagaaattcaagtgGCTAACGATAGGGATGATGCAAGAGTAGTTACTGGATCCCAGGAAGTAGCAGCCCTAATCC cTGCAAGTACGAAACATGATCAATCGAACGACTCTCTGAGCAAGCGGGAAGAAGCTGTTGGTGCTTCTTTGGGTGAGAGCCAAGGTGGTGCTGGGCAAATAACCAGAATTGATTCCTACGAAGAAGGGGATGATGAAGGATCGGGAAACAGTAGGGATGAGAGCAGAGAACGTCGAAGGGAAAGAAGTCCAGAACGACGTGGTTATGAATACGACAGAAAAAGTAGATA CTACGATCGGGACCGTGATCGCGATTTCGATGAAGAATACTATTATGAATCCCGACGAGGAGGTGATTTTGACCGCACTTATAATTCTCGAGAAGATCTTGATCGACGAGAAGGTCCGTACAGAGATGACGAACGGCGTCATACCAGTAGGGACGATTTAGATAGACGGGGAAGAGATAAAGATGATCCagataatcaaaaaataagaTCTAGGCCAAAGGATGACCTCGAAGATAGAAGGAGAAGGGATGACGACAGAAGAAAAGTACGAGAAGAATTAGATGCAAGAGGAAGAGACACCAGAGATTATGATCCTAGATATTTCCGAGACAGAGAATACACTGATCGAGACAGAAGAAGAGAGCCCGATAGGCGAGGGCGCAGATATGAAGACTATGAGCCTCGGGATCACTACAGACGAGATTACTATGAAGATCTGTATGCTAGAAA CTCCAGGCCATCCAGTAGATCATCTTACAACGACAGAGATCGAGATTATTATCCTAGGTCAAGAGATCCACATTTTGGACATAATG TCTACGGTGGTGCATATGCGGATTATGGTGCAAATTATGGATCCAGTTATTACGCGTATTTGGAGAATATGCGACGAACTAATCCTGCTGCTTACATGGAATggtatcaaaaatattatgccTCCCAACACCAACAAGCACATGCTGTTAGAGGAAATACTAGCTACCCTGAGGATAGAGCTAGTGTTCATTCAGGACGTAGCTCATGTGACGAAAG tTTATGTGACAGGACAACTGGAGACAAGCGTACGATAGGTGATATTTCCCTATTAGAAGATACGACAATTGGATCGGCAAGACTGACTCCAACCAAGTTTTCCACATCCCATGTTCAAG CTAGTTTCTCCACTGGCTCGTTGGTTCACGTGCATGCAAGTTATCCGGCTGATGGAGAACTTGCTAGAGTGGATGTCCTTCGCGTGTCAAGTCTACTCGCACACGATCCTGTTGTACGAGAACTAGTGGCATATCCTGGCCCTCTGATTAAGCAAGT GGGTGTGACTCACAAGAAGACTATCATTGAATACTGCGAAGCCAAGATTAAAAAAGCAGAATGCAGTGAAGATGTGGATGATCCGGCGTCTTATATATTGTTGTATAAACTTATGGTGATGCTGATTCGACAGAATGGG AATGTCGTTGGAGTTGACATAGCAGAATTATTGCTCTCGAATCAGAAGTCCTACCCATACACTGGAAAGCAGCGAGAAGTGCGGCTCAGAAGAGAATCTGTCATTTCTCAAAAGTCTGTTGGTACAAGCGGTGATGAGCTTAACAGAGACACCGTTACACCCTTGGACACAGACGATACTGGAAACCTAAATAAACCACTTTCCACTGATCAGGTCACTGATCACTTTAGGGAATTGCTTTTATATGGTTGCGGCCAAGAGGCATTGG AATATGCAATGGATAAGGGACTCTGGGGACATGCCTTGTTCCTAGCAAGTAAGCTAGATAAACGAACGCATGCATCTGTTATGACTCGATTCGCCAATGGCTTGATGGCAAACGATCCGTTACAGACTTTGTATCAACTACAATCTGGTCGAGTACCTGCTAGTGTTACA TGTATCGCAGAGCCAAAATGGGGTGACTGGCGACCTCATCTTGCGATGATAATATCTAACACATCTCCTAATCCTGaaattaatcgaaaatcgattacaACCTTGGGCGATACTTTGTTTGCTCGAAATCATGTACACGCCGCCCACTTCTGCTACGTTTTAGCTCAAGTCGATTTTGGACCTTACGGAATGCCGAATAGCAAGCTTGTTCTGCTCGGATCGAATCCTCACAAACCATACAACGTTTTCGTAACAAACGAAGCTATCATGCTTACTGAGATTTACGAGTACGCTCGCAACCTTAGCGAACCTGGTTTTACGCTAATCGATCTGCAGACTTTCAAATATGGACTGGCTGTAAAATTGGTGGATTATGGACTCACTGAAAAGGCATTGTTATACATCGAACAAATTGCTGTAAATATCACTCGTGAGCCATCAAAATACCCGATTTCCTTTGTGGAAAAGCTTCACAACTTGGGTGACAGAATTAAGTACAGTGATCCAGTATGTAAGGATTCAATCGAAGATGTCGCTAATCTTGGATGGTTGAACAGCCTGGTAGAAATCCTCAATAAATACAAG ACTGGTGAGATAATTAAAGATGGAACGTATGATGCACAAAATGATAGCACTAACCAACAACGAGAACAGTATGAAAGTCAGCAAACACAACAGCAGTGGGTTGTAGCTCAGTCTGAATATTCAGATGGTCCAACTTCTCTTATGGAACCCACTACATCCGACGTGAAAAGTGATTGGCAGCCAATGTCTTTGCCTAACGCAGTTCAAGATCCGTATATACCAAGCGGTCAAACTTCGCAATACATCGAAAATTCAGTTGACTCAGCTCAGCACCAGCAACCGCAATCGCAGGTAGATTATTGGAGACAGCAAAATTACACTCAACCTGAGTATAGTGCTCCAGATTATTCTACCGAGTGGCAACAACACTCGGAACAGCTCCAATATCAGAATGAACAACCAGACAATACGGATAATGTACAACAAGAATGGAACTATGAG TCAGAGAAGGAAGAGAAGCCACCTACGCCTGAT CCTCAGCCAGTGATAAGTATGGGACCATCCACAAATAAGCAATACGACCCGTTAGCAGAACTTGACGCTTTGGATACGCCAGGGCAGACTCCAAAACcagatggagaaaaaaagaaagcaccTGGAAAACaaacggaaaagaaaaattctagCAGTGGGGGTTCGTGGTTTGGAGGATTCTTCAGCAAACTTGCtccaaaaccaaaaaatcaGATGATTTTACCTGACGATAACAACCCAGCA ATTGTGTGGGATGCAGTTAGCAAAAAGTGGACAAACAAAGATGCAGATGGTGAGGATAGCTCTGGTGCCTTGGCGCCTCCACCAAAAGCTTCGGAAATGGGTTTCAGACCACCACAAACGGAATCAGTGCTTCCGCCAATGACGATGCAGTTGTCTGGTGACAATAAAGTGGGCCAACTAAACGACAGTTCTAACAGCAATGTTCATAAACCACCTTCTGGAAACAACATGTTCAAAATGCCGAGAGGCCGAAGCGCAAGGACAAATTACATTGATATAATGAATCCTGGAGGATCTAAGACTGGTGGCGTTGCACCATCTGTAACACCGCCTATAGCTGCTGCTCCGGTACCTCTTGCTGCGTCATCGcctcaatttttcattcctgcACCAG TTAATGATCCAGGTGCTCCGGTTGACTTTTTGACATCTGCTTCAGTAGCCAATGGTGACATTACGCAGCAGGGG CTCTCTCGGTGGAGCTCGGCAAGCTCGCTTTCACGAGAGGTACAGAGCTACACTATGAGGGATCCGCGTCTCCTTCAACAAGAAAAG GGACCAATGATGTTCAATCCAACAGACGTGAAGGATTCCACTCTCAAAAAGGCGTCACGAAATAGATATCCACCACGATAA